A genomic region of Streptomyces rimosus contains the following coding sequences:
- a CDS encoding phytase, with product MATSRSVRSATLALATALAALAVAAVPFPAGAAPSAPPAVTPRAETPALHDDAAGGEADADDPAIWRDAADPGRSLVIATAKKGGLRVYDLDAREVQSLPAPAAPGPGHAAGRFNNVDLVSGLRLSSGRADLAVVSDRGNDRLRFYRIDRDRAGGPLTDVTDPAAPPVFSASQQEIDEQRTAYGLATWTDQATGRSYALVSRRERTTLALLELTPGAGGTVGYRKVRTLDLPAAFRLPNGKKWSPCAEPGELPQVEGMVVDAHNGTLYAGQEDVGIWRLRADLTGTPKLIDKVREYGVPATYDDAAGKCVAGADPGYGGKRLTADVEGLTLVEEPKGDGYLLASSQGDNTFVAYDREISDDNEYEGGFRVAPASPALDGSEECDGAAALKAPLGAKYPNGLLVVQDGHDAPGDPARPSTNFKFVDLRDVLKAVDG from the coding sequence GTGGCCACCTCCCGCAGCGTCCGGTCGGCGACGCTCGCCCTCGCCACGGCACTCGCCGCGCTCGCCGTCGCGGCCGTCCCCTTCCCGGCCGGGGCCGCCCCGTCCGCGCCGCCCGCCGTCACCCCGCGGGCCGAGACCCCGGCCCTGCACGACGACGCGGCCGGGGGCGAGGCCGACGCCGACGACCCGGCGATCTGGCGCGACGCCGCCGACCCGGGCCGCAGTCTGGTGATCGCCACCGCGAAGAAGGGCGGCCTGCGGGTCTACGACCTCGACGCCCGCGAGGTGCAGTCGCTGCCCGCGCCCGCCGCGCCCGGACCCGGGCACGCCGCCGGACGGTTCAACAACGTCGACCTGGTATCCGGGCTGCGCCTGTCGTCGGGCCGCGCCGACCTCGCGGTGGTCAGCGACCGCGGCAACGACCGGCTGCGCTTCTACCGGATCGACCGCGACCGCGCGGGCGGCCCGCTCACCGACGTGACCGACCCCGCGGCCCCGCCGGTCTTCTCCGCCTCCCAGCAGGAGATCGACGAGCAGCGCACCGCCTACGGGCTGGCCACCTGGACCGACCAGGCCACCGGCCGCTCGTACGCCCTGGTCAGCCGCCGTGAGCGGACGACCCTCGCGCTGCTGGAGCTGACGCCGGGCGCCGGCGGCACGGTCGGCTACCGCAAGGTCCGCACCCTGGACCTGCCCGCCGCCTTCCGCCTGCCCAACGGCAAGAAGTGGTCCCCCTGCGCCGAGCCCGGCGAACTCCCTCAGGTCGAGGGCATGGTGGTCGATGCCCACAACGGCACGCTGTACGCGGGGCAGGAGGACGTGGGCATCTGGCGGCTGCGTGCCGATCTGACCGGCACGCCGAAGCTGATCGACAAGGTCCGCGAGTACGGCGTACCGGCCACGTACGACGACGCGGCCGGGAAGTGTGTCGCGGGCGCCGACCCCGGCTACGGCGGCAAGCGGCTGACGGCCGACGTCGAGGGCCTGACGCTCGTCGAGGAGCCCAAGGGCGACGGCTATCTGCTGGCGTCCAGCCAGGGTGACAACACCTTCGTCGCCTACGACCGCGAGATATCCGACGACAACGAGTACGAGGGCGGCTTCCGCGTCGCCCCCGCCTCGCCGGCCCTGGACGGCTCGGAGGAGTGCGACGGTGCCGCCGCGCTGAAGGCGCCGCTGGGCGCCAAGTATCCGAACGGGCTGCTGGTCGTGCAGGACGGGCACGACGCGCCCGGGGACCCGGCGCGCCCCTCCACGAACTTCAAGTTCGTGGACCTGAGGGACGTGCTGAAGGCCGTGGACGGCTGA
- a CDS encoding alpha-amylase family protein — protein MTQLPAQPVVHEVNTRVWLREIRRRTGRPAGLGDVPKDAWDEITPHGVDAVWLMGVWERSPQGRGIALWDQSLRIAFAQAVPGIREEEIAGSPYCIRRYEVDATLGGAEGLAAARAELDGRGIGLLLDYVPNHVAPDSPWVSAHPEYFVRGTADDLRHDPAAYLDTGTAVLARGRDPFFPPWPDVVQLNAFEPALRRATADELTRIGQTCDGVRCDMAMLLMNDIFLRTWGQRAGTPPPDEFWPTVIGGVRERHPGMTFIAEAYWDLEWALQQQGFDFCYDKRLYDRILNEGPEAVRQHLTADEAYQRKLVRFLENHDEPRAAQTLHPAKERAAAIMIATLPGATLWHEGQFTGRRTRLPVFLDRRPDEPIDTELRAFHEKLLAAVHRSGMRTGQWQLLECTGWPDNDSARNVLTWCWAGPAGRFLTAVNLSEHAAQGRIRLPWREPETGSWQLAELLTGARYDRDGDELTGPGLFVDLEPWATHVLALAPDRDAMPSVVTPAG, from the coding sequence ATGACCCAGCTGCCCGCGCAGCCCGTCGTCCACGAGGTCAACACCCGGGTGTGGCTGCGCGAGATCCGGCGCCGCACCGGACGCCCGGCCGGGCTCGGCGATGTGCCCAAGGACGCGTGGGACGAGATCACCCCGCACGGCGTGGACGCCGTCTGGCTCATGGGGGTGTGGGAGCGCAGCCCGCAGGGCCGCGGCATCGCCCTGTGGGACCAGTCCCTGCGCATCGCGTTCGCCCAGGCCGTCCCCGGCATCCGGGAGGAGGAGATCGCCGGCTCGCCGTACTGCATCCGGCGCTACGAGGTGGACGCGACGCTCGGCGGCGCCGAGGGGCTGGCCGCCGCGCGCGCCGAACTCGACGGGCGGGGCATCGGCCTGCTGCTCGACTACGTGCCCAACCACGTCGCCCCGGACAGCCCCTGGGTGTCCGCGCACCCCGAGTACTTCGTGCGCGGCACCGCCGACGACCTGCGGCACGATCCGGCCGCCTACCTCGACACCGGCACCGCCGTCCTCGCCCGCGGCCGCGACCCGTTCTTCCCGCCCTGGCCGGACGTGGTGCAGCTGAACGCCTTCGAGCCCGCCCTGCGGCGGGCGACCGCCGACGAGCTGACCCGCATCGGGCAGACCTGCGACGGGGTGCGCTGCGACATGGCGATGCTGCTGATGAACGACATCTTCCTGCGCACCTGGGGGCAGCGCGCCGGAACCCCGCCGCCGGACGAGTTCTGGCCCACGGTCATCGGCGGCGTACGCGAGCGGCACCCCGGCATGACGTTCATCGCCGAGGCGTACTGGGACCTCGAATGGGCCCTCCAGCAGCAGGGCTTCGACTTCTGCTACGACAAGCGCCTCTACGACCGCATCCTGAACGAGGGCCCCGAGGCGGTGCGGCAGCACCTGACGGCGGACGAGGCGTACCAGCGCAAGCTCGTACGGTTCCTGGAGAACCACGACGAGCCCAGGGCGGCACAGACACTGCACCCGGCCAAGGAACGCGCGGCGGCCATCATGATCGCCACGCTGCCCGGGGCGACGCTGTGGCACGAGGGCCAGTTCACGGGACGCCGCACCCGGCTGCCCGTCTTCCTGGACCGGCGCCCGGACGAGCCCATCGACACCGAATTGCGCGCGTTCCACGAGAAGTTGCTGGCCGCCGTGCACCGCAGCGGCATGCGGACCGGGCAGTGGCAGCTGCTGGAGTGCACGGGCTGGCCCGACAACGACTCCGCCAGGAACGTCCTCACCTGGTGCTGGGCGGGCCCCGCCGGGCGGTTCCTGACGGCCGTCAACCTCTCGGAGCATGCGGCCCAGGGCCGTATCCGGCTGCCGTGGCGCGAACCGGAGACCGGCTCCTGGCAGCTGGCCGAGCTGCTGACCGGTGCGCGGTACGACCGCGACGGGGACGAGCTGACCGGCCCCGGCCTCTTCGTCGACCTGGAGCCCTGGGCCACCCACGTCCTCGCCCTCGCCCCGGACCGGGACGCGATGCCGTCCGTCGTCACCCCCGCCGGGTGA
- a CDS encoding RDD family protein has translation MTRPSPADGPARFQGRAAGLVSRTVAAVADILVVLGIAVLADLFAGAVRFLVLGPPFAPPKLSDWLTGVLGFALTVGYLAVSWTVTGQTVGARLMGLRVVRRPGRPLGAGRALLRAVLCVVFPLGLFWTPLSRRDASVADLVVRSAVVYDWYGGRARDGQRPLP, from the coding sequence GTGACGCGGCCCTCCCCCGCGGACGGCCCGGCCCGGTTCCAGGGCCGGGCCGCGGGGCTGGTCTCCCGTACGGTGGCGGCCGTCGCGGACATCCTCGTGGTGCTCGGCATCGCCGTACTGGCCGACCTGTTCGCCGGTGCCGTCCGCTTCCTCGTGCTCGGGCCGCCGTTCGCCCCGCCGAAGCTCTCGGACTGGCTCACCGGCGTTCTCGGCTTCGCCCTCACCGTCGGCTATCTGGCCGTGAGTTGGACGGTGACCGGCCAGACCGTGGGAGCCCGGCTGATGGGGCTGCGTGTGGTCCGCCGGCCGGGGCGGCCGCTCGGCGCCGGCCGCGCCCTGCTGCGGGCCGTGCTGTGCGTCGTCTTTCCGCTGGGGCTGTTCTGGACGCCGCTGAGCAGGCGTGACGCGTCCGTCGCCGATCTCGTCGTGCGCAGTGCGGTGGTGTACGACTGGTACGGCGGACGGGCCCGCGACGGTCAGCGGCCGCTGCCCTGA
- a CDS encoding DUF1269 domain-containing protein: protein MADLVVLGFSDREKADAVLRLAKDLSRQELLDLDDAALAWRTMDGKIHVRQSYNPTATGAAGGALWGTLFGMLFLMPVFGAAVGAATGAVAGKLSDVGINDAFVKEIAGTLEPGRAAVFALVRRSTPDRVREAVRPFNPSVIRTSLTKDREDELVAALHAG, encoded by the coding sequence ATGGCAGATCTCGTCGTACTCGGATTCTCGGACCGGGAGAAGGCGGACGCGGTGCTGCGGCTCGCCAAGGACCTGTCGCGCCAGGAACTGCTGGACCTGGACGACGCGGCGCTGGCCTGGCGGACCATGGACGGCAAGATCCATGTCCGCCAGTCGTACAACCCCACCGCGACCGGCGCGGCCGGCGGCGCCCTGTGGGGCACGCTGTTCGGGATGCTGTTCCTGATGCCGGTGTTCGGCGCCGCGGTGGGCGCGGCCACCGGCGCGGTCGCCGGCAAGCTCTCCGACGTCGGCATCAACGACGCCTTCGTCAAGGAGATCGCGGGCACCCTCGAACCGGGCAGGGCCGCGGTGTTCGCGCTGGTCCGCCGCTCGACACCGGACCGGGTACGGGAAGCGGTACGCCCCTTCAACCCCAGCGTGATCCGTACGTCGCTGACCAAGGACCGCGAGGACGAACTGGTCGCGGCGCTGCACGCGGGCTGA
- a CDS encoding LysR family transcriptional regulator, which yields MDLHAVRTVVAVADSGQFREAAALLSITQQAVSKRIAALEKDLGVRLFDRTARGARLTIDGQAFLPHARELLRAEERAAASVRPGSRALRVDVIGRRLAPADLVRDFHRAYPDTALDVVTLFDADAALAAVRSGTIDASFRAVTAPARQLPDGIEAVRVHDEPVQLVTGPAHPLADARAVTPGGLAGHRIWMPGIVTGTEWAAYYDDLAAAFGFTIEVTGPDFGTEPLLDTIADSPRIATLVGAWTRFAWPAEHDLRRVPLHHPTPVYPHSLIWHRDNPHPALAALRDHLRGRYTAPAAQPGERGDEVWAPEWAE from the coding sequence GTGGATCTCCATGCCGTACGCACCGTCGTCGCCGTCGCGGACTCCGGGCAGTTCCGGGAAGCCGCCGCGCTGCTGTCGATCACCCAGCAGGCCGTCTCCAAGCGCATCGCCGCGCTGGAGAAGGACCTCGGGGTACGGCTCTTCGACCGCACGGCGCGCGGGGCGCGGCTCACCATCGACGGGCAGGCGTTCCTGCCGCACGCCCGCGAGCTGCTGCGCGCCGAGGAGCGGGCGGCCGCCTCCGTACGGCCGGGGAGCCGGGCGCTGCGCGTGGACGTGATCGGGCGCCGGCTCGCACCGGCCGACCTGGTGCGCGACTTCCACCGCGCGTACCCCGACACCGCGCTCGACGTGGTGACCCTCTTCGACGCGGACGCGGCGCTCGCCGCCGTACGGTCCGGCACGATCGACGCGTCGTTCCGCGCCGTGACCGCACCCGCACGGCAGCTGCCCGACGGCATCGAGGCGGTACGGGTCCACGACGAGCCCGTGCAGCTCGTCACCGGGCCCGCCCATCCGCTGGCCGACGCGCGCGCGGTCACCCCCGGCGGGCTCGCCGGGCACCGGATCTGGATGCCGGGCATCGTCACCGGCACCGAGTGGGCGGCCTACTACGACGACCTCGCCGCCGCGTTCGGGTTCACCATCGAGGTGACTGGCCCCGACTTCGGCACCGAACCCCTCCTGGACACCATCGCCGACTCCCCGCGCATCGCGACACTCGTCGGCGCGTGGACGCGGTTCGCCTGGCCCGCCGAACACGACCTGCGACGCGTGCCCCTGCACCACCCGACACCGGTCTACCCGCACTCCCTCATCTGGCACCGCGACAACCCGCACCCCGCACTGGCCGCGCTCCGCGACCATCTGCGCGGCCGGTACACGGCGCCCGCCGCACAGCCGGGAGAGCGGGGCGACGAGGTGTGGGCACCGGAATGGGCGGAGTGA
- a CDS encoding MFS transporter, whose product MGAKRSLGRSFGWLWAAYAVSTFGTSLAFDAFALIAVLVLHAGPAQVSALAAVGPAVGAVLAVPLGPWVEFRRKRPVMIAMDLVRCGLLLSIPAAYLLGRLGFVQLLVVSMVIAAADITFNAAAGACLKALVGPPDLIVANGRFEATQWTSTVLGLPLGGAAAGLFGPVTTVLADAVSYLLSAAGIRAIGGGEPRPVRDGAPPTARAAGLLEGWRHILAHPVLRPLFLNSVLVNGLIMATAPLAAVLMLGPLGFPPWQYALAFAVPCLGGLLGSRLAGPLVARFGQHRVLRTAGTLRACWLIGLAFVHPGVSGLLLVMAVEFAMIVCIGVFNPLLAAHRLDLTAPDRVARTLSAWSATGKLTTAALTALWGLLAALTGPRTAMALAGALILTTPFLLPRRPAGVASASPEPARAPAAEAGPPHK is encoded by the coding sequence ATGGGGGCCAAACGGTCGCTGGGGCGGTCCTTCGGGTGGCTGTGGGCGGCGTACGCGGTCAGTACGTTCGGGACCTCGCTCGCCTTCGACGCGTTCGCGCTGATCGCGGTCCTGGTGCTGCACGCCGGGCCCGCCCAGGTGTCGGCGCTCGCCGCGGTCGGGCCCGCGGTGGGGGCCGTGCTGGCGGTGCCGCTCGGCCCGTGGGTGGAGTTCCGGCGCAAGCGGCCGGTGATGATCGCGATGGATCTGGTCCGGTGCGGGCTGCTGCTGAGCATCCCCGCCGCGTACCTGCTCGGGCGGCTCGGCTTCGTCCAGCTGCTGGTCGTGTCCATGGTGATCGCCGCGGCCGACATCACCTTCAACGCGGCCGCCGGCGCCTGCCTGAAGGCCCTCGTCGGGCCGCCGGACCTGATCGTCGCGAACGGGCGGTTCGAGGCCACGCAGTGGACCTCCACCGTGCTCGGCCTGCCGCTCGGCGGCGCCGCGGCCGGGCTGTTCGGGCCGGTGACGACCGTACTGGCCGACGCGGTCAGCTATCTGCTGTCGGCCGCCGGCATCCGGGCGATCGGCGGCGGGGAACCGCGTCCGGTACGGGACGGGGCACCGCCGACGGCACGCGCCGCCGGGCTCCTGGAGGGCTGGCGGCACATCCTCGCCCACCCCGTCCTGCGCCCGCTGTTCCTCAACTCCGTCCTGGTCAACGGCCTGATCATGGCGACAGCGCCACTGGCCGCGGTCCTCATGCTCGGCCCCCTCGGCTTCCCGCCCTGGCAGTACGCCCTCGCCTTCGCGGTGCCCTGCCTCGGCGGTCTGCTCGGCTCGCGCCTGGCCGGTCCGCTCGTCGCGCGCTTCGGACAGCACCGGGTCCTGCGCACGGCCGGGACGCTGCGGGCCTGCTGGCTGATCGGCCTGGCCTTCGTCCACCCCGGTGTGTCCGGGCTGCTGCTCGTCATGGCCGTCGAGTTCGCGATGATCGTCTGCATCGGTGTCTTCAACCCGCTGCTCGCCGCCCACCGGCTGGACCTCACCGCGCCGGACCGCGTCGCCCGTACGCTCTCCGCCTGGTCGGCGACCGGCAAACTCACCACCGCGGCCCTGACCGCCCTGTGGGGCCTGCTGGCCGCCCTCACCGGCCCCCGTACCGCCATGGCCCTCGCCGGCGCCCTCATCCTGACGACTCCGTTCCTGCTGCCGCGGCGGCCGGCCGGAGTGGCCTCCGCCTCACCGGAGCCCGCCCGGGCCCCCGCAGCAGAAGCCGGCCCTCCGCATAAGTGA
- a CDS encoding MGH1-like glycoside hydrolase domain-containing protein codes for MSTQTGAEPAGPADEERRRLWGPYLSERQWGTVREDYSAGGDAWSYFPHDHARSRAYRWGEDGLGGICDDKQRLCFALALWNGRDPILKERAFGLTNGEGNHGEDVKEYYFYLDSTPSHSYLRYLYKYPQAEFPYHDLVAVNQARSRQEFEYELLDTGIFDDDRYFDVTVEYAKAADDDVLIRITVANRGPDEATAHVLPTLWFRNTWSWHEGAARPALTAAEGPRRTATVRAVHPELGSYDLRCAGAVPLLFTENETNHERLFGTPNRTPYVKDGIGRAVVDGEAGAVNPAGEGTKAAAHYTLTVPAGGEEVLRLRLAPTGSSLSLDRGFDTVFQERIAEADAFYRELTPRGADEDEARVLRQALAGMLWSKQYYGFDLETWLAEHGMDPWSLPRPGIRNREWFHMVADDIISMPDKWEYPWFAAWDLAFHAVALSVVDNNFAKQQLELLLQNVYQHPNGQVPAYEWNFGDVNPPVHAWAAYFVHLMQERRTGQADPAFLERVFQKLLTNFTWWVNRKDPEGRNLFQGGFLGLDNIGVFDRSAPLPTGGRLEQADGTAWMALYCQSMLQIALELVEHNPAYDELVLKFVEHYLWIAGSMDRVGDLGDELWDEEDGFFYDVLRLPDGQAVRLKVRSVVGLLPLCASTVFRPRQLERVAGLNERLRRFADRHPSLNVTMASAQAGVAGGARLLSVVDEKRLLRVLGHLLSEDEFLGPYGIRSLSRYHAEHPYTFWVHGEEYRVAYLPAESDTGMFGGNSNWRGPVWFPMNALVIRALLNLYGFYGDELTVECPTGSGVRMTLYQAAEEISRRLARIFLRGEDGRRPVYGGQHKFRDDPHWRDLILFHEYFHGDNGAGIGAAHQTGWTGLVAAQMQLFGTLTPGDFLADPGRKERP; via the coding sequence ATGAGCACACAGACGGGCGCGGAACCGGCAGGTCCGGCCGACGAGGAGCGACGGCGGTTGTGGGGCCCCTACCTGAGCGAACGCCAGTGGGGCACGGTCCGCGAGGACTACAGCGCGGGCGGTGACGCCTGGTCGTACTTCCCGCACGACCACGCCCGCTCCCGCGCCTACCGCTGGGGCGAGGACGGGCTCGGCGGCATCTGCGACGACAAACAGCGCCTGTGCTTCGCCCTCGCGCTGTGGAACGGGCGCGACCCGATCCTCAAGGAACGCGCCTTCGGCCTGACCAACGGCGAAGGCAACCACGGCGAGGACGTGAAGGAGTACTACTTCTACCTCGACAGCACGCCCAGCCACTCCTACCTGCGCTACCTGTACAAATACCCGCAGGCCGAGTTCCCGTACCACGACCTGGTGGCCGTCAACCAGGCCCGCAGCCGCCAGGAGTTCGAGTACGAGCTGCTCGACACCGGCATCTTCGACGACGACCGGTACTTCGACGTCACCGTCGAGTACGCCAAGGCCGCCGACGACGACGTGCTGATCCGGATCACCGTCGCCAACCGCGGCCCTGACGAGGCGACCGCGCACGTGCTGCCCACCCTGTGGTTCCGCAACACCTGGTCCTGGCACGAGGGCGCCGCCCGGCCCGCGCTGACCGCGGCCGAAGGGCCGCGCCGTACGGCCACCGTCCGGGCCGTCCACCCCGAACTGGGCAGCTACGACCTGCGCTGCGCCGGCGCGGTCCCGCTGCTGTTCACCGAGAACGAGACCAACCACGAGCGGCTGTTCGGCACTCCCAACCGCACGCCGTACGTCAAGGACGGCATCGGCCGCGCGGTCGTCGACGGAGAGGCCGGGGCCGTCAACCCGGCCGGGGAGGGCACGAAGGCGGCCGCGCACTACACCCTGACCGTCCCCGCCGGTGGCGAGGAGGTCCTGCGGCTGCGGCTCGCCCCCACCGGATCGTCGCTGTCCCTGGACCGCGGTTTCGACACCGTCTTCCAGGAGCGCATCGCCGAAGCCGACGCCTTCTACCGGGAGCTGACCCCGCGCGGCGCGGACGAGGACGAGGCCCGGGTGCTGCGCCAGGCCCTCGCCGGGATGCTGTGGTCGAAGCAGTACTACGGCTTCGACCTGGAGACCTGGCTCGCCGAACACGGCATGGACCCGTGGAGCCTGCCGCGGCCCGGCATCCGCAACCGCGAGTGGTTCCACATGGTCGCCGACGACATCATCTCCATGCCCGACAAGTGGGAGTACCCCTGGTTCGCCGCATGGGACCTGGCCTTCCACGCCGTGGCCCTGTCGGTGGTGGACAACAACTTCGCCAAGCAGCAGCTCGAACTGCTCCTGCAGAACGTCTACCAGCACCCCAACGGGCAGGTCCCCGCCTACGAGTGGAACTTCGGGGACGTCAACCCGCCCGTGCACGCTTGGGCCGCGTACTTCGTCCACCTGATGCAGGAACGCCGCACGGGCCAGGCCGACCCCGCCTTCCTGGAACGCGTCTTCCAGAAGCTGCTGACCAACTTCACCTGGTGGGTCAACCGCAAGGACCCCGAGGGCCGCAACCTCTTCCAGGGCGGCTTCCTGGGCCTGGACAACATCGGCGTCTTCGACCGCAGCGCGCCGCTGCCCACCGGAGGCCGGCTCGAACAGGCCGACGGCACCGCCTGGATGGCCCTGTACTGCCAGTCCATGCTCCAGATCGCGCTGGAACTGGTCGAGCACAACCCCGCCTACGACGAACTGGTGCTGAAGTTCGTCGAACACTACCTGTGGATCGCCGGTTCGATGGACCGCGTCGGCGACCTCGGCGACGAACTGTGGGACGAGGAGGACGGGTTCTTCTACGACGTGCTGCGCCTGCCCGACGGGCAGGCCGTACGGCTCAAGGTCCGGTCGGTGGTGGGCCTGCTGCCGCTGTGCGCCTCGACCGTCTTCCGGCCGCGGCAGCTGGAGCGGGTGGCGGGCCTGAACGAGCGCCTGCGCCGCTTCGCCGACCGCCACCCCTCGCTGAACGTCACCATGGCCTCGGCCCAGGCGGGCGTGGCCGGCGGCGCCCGGCTGCTGTCCGTCGTGGACGAGAAGCGGCTGCTGCGGGTGCTCGGCCATCTGCTGTCCGAGGACGAGTTCCTCGGCCCGTACGGCATCCGGTCCCTCTCCCGCTACCACGCCGAGCACCCGTACACCTTCTGGGTGCACGGCGAGGAGTACCGGGTCGCCTACCTGCCCGCCGAATCCGACACCGGAATGTTCGGCGGCAACTCCAACTGGCGCGGCCCGGTGTGGTTCCCGATGAACGCCCTGGTCATCCGCGCGCTGCTGAACCTGTACGGCTTCTACGGCGACGAGCTGACCGTCGAGTGCCCCACCGGCTCGGGCGTCCGGATGACCCTGTACCAGGCGGCCGAGGAGATCTCGCGCCGGCTCGCCCGGATCTTCCTGCGCGGCGAGGACGGGCGGCGGCCCGTCTACGGTGGGCAGCACAAGTTCCGCGACGACCCGCACTGGCGCGACCTGATCCTCTTCCACGAGTACTTCCACGGCGACAACGGCGCCGGCATCGGCGCGGCCCACCAGACCGGCTGGACGGGCCTGGTCGCCGCCCAGATGCAGCTCTTCGGCACGCTCACGCCCGGCGACTTCCTGGCGGATCCGGGCCGGAAGGAGAGGCCATGA
- a CDS encoding MFS transporter encodes MAVPPGPGTSGSAQEPPRHVLVPLALAQFICSFAGSNMNVMINDISEDLDTTVQGVQLAITIFLLVMAALMIPGGKLTDRFGRKRCLVAGLAVYGVGALLSAAAPGLGVLILGNSLLEGIGTALLIPPVYILTTLYFTDTAARARAFGAIMAMGGIGAAAGPLIGGLITSGLSWRAAFVFQALVIVVIVVLSRRISDPLPPEPGRSFDTGGAVLSAVGLTLVVAGILAADDNGWLTAGLLVLGAAVLAWFFRWIRAKERAGAEPLLSMSLFRDRTSNLGLVTQCLQWMVLMGVSFVVSAYFQVVRGYNAIQTGVIFTAATVGLLASSLAAERFAKRRTPRTLVTTGFVVTVGGIVTLLALAGGAQSAWASTPGLLLIGLGLGVMLTPSVNVVQSSFPEEQQGEISGLSRSVSNLGSSLGTAIAGTILVADLAVGSYAAALIVLAVIGCGGLVAATLLPRQRAVAGQGSGR; translated from the coding sequence ATGGCCGTACCGCCCGGACCGGGGACCAGCGGCAGCGCGCAGGAACCACCGCGGCATGTGCTGGTGCCGCTGGCGCTCGCCCAGTTCATCTGCAGCTTCGCCGGCTCCAACATGAACGTGATGATCAACGACATCAGCGAGGACCTCGACACCACCGTGCAGGGGGTGCAGCTCGCGATCACCATCTTCCTGCTGGTCATGGCCGCGCTGATGATCCCCGGCGGCAAGCTGACCGACCGCTTCGGCCGCAAGCGGTGCCTGGTGGCGGGCCTGGCCGTCTACGGCGTCGGCGCCCTGCTCAGCGCGGCGGCGCCCGGCCTCGGCGTCCTGATCCTCGGCAACTCCCTCCTGGAAGGCATCGGCACGGCCCTGCTCATCCCGCCGGTCTACATCCTCACCACGCTGTACTTCACGGACACCGCCGCCCGCGCCCGCGCGTTCGGCGCGATCATGGCGATGGGCGGCATCGGCGCGGCCGCCGGGCCGCTGATCGGCGGGCTGATCACCTCGGGGCTGAGCTGGCGGGCCGCCTTCGTCTTCCAGGCGCTGGTCATCGTGGTGATCGTCGTCCTGAGCCGCCGGATTTCCGATCCGCTGCCCCCGGAGCCCGGCCGTTCCTTCGACACCGGCGGGGCGGTCCTGTCCGCCGTCGGCCTGACCCTCGTCGTCGCCGGTATCCTCGCCGCCGACGACAACGGCTGGCTGACGGCCGGGCTGCTGGTGCTCGGGGCCGCCGTGCTGGCCTGGTTCTTCCGCTGGATACGGGCCAAGGAGCGGGCCGGCGCCGAACCGCTGCTGTCGATGAGCCTGTTCCGCGACCGCACGTCCAACCTCGGCCTGGTGACGCAGTGCCTCCAGTGGATGGTCCTGATGGGCGTCTCCTTCGTGGTGTCCGCCTACTTCCAGGTCGTCCGCGGCTACAACGCGATCCAGACCGGAGTGATCTTCACGGCGGCCACCGTCGGCCTCCTCGCGTCCTCGCTCGCCGCCGAGCGCTTCGCGAAGCGGCGCACCCCGCGGACCCTGGTGACGACCGGCTTCGTCGTGACCGTCGGCGGCATCGTCACGCTCCTCGCCCTGGCGGGCGGGGCGCAGAGCGCCTGGGCCAGCACCCCCGGACTGCTCCTGATCGGCCTGGGCCTCGGTGTGATGCTCACCCCGTCCGTGAACGTGGTGCAGTCCAGCTTCCCCGAGGAGCAGCAGGGGGAGATCTCCGGCCTGTCGCGCAGCGTGTCCAACCTCGGCTCGTCGCTCGGTACGGCGATCGCCGGCACCATCCTCGTCGCCGACCTGGCCGTCGGCTCCTACGCCGCCGCGCTGATCGTGCTGGCGGTCATCGGATGCGGCGGCCTCGTAGCCGCCACGCTGCTGCCCCGGCAGCGGGCCGTGGCCGGTCAGGGCAGCGGCCGCTGA